A single genomic interval of Spirosoma taeanense harbors:
- a CDS encoding circularly permuted type 2 ATP-grasp protein produces the protein MKQRVSKQVQSQTLNGMTQSQGQSAVNFSFTDYQTEGFFDEMFASPAQVRAGYVSFRQRVEQLSREDIIGRQHAAERALMSMGITFNVYSEGEGTERIMPIDIIPRVIESAEWNQMEAGLIQRIKALNLFLDDVYNEQRILNDGVVPRDLIESSKSFLPVCMGVKPPKGIWCHITGTDLIRGDDGQFMVLEDNLRCPSGVSYMLENRELTKQTFPEVLAQTGVRPVSDYPTRLLQMLQFIADRPNPTVVVLTPGIYNSAYFEHSYLAQQMGVELVEARDLVVSGGYVKMRTTKGFQIVDVIYRRIDDTFLDPKAFNPDSMIGVPGIFDVYKKGRVALANAPGTGVADDKVIYAYVPRIIQYYLGEEPIIPNVRTYICREEEDCQYVMDNIEQLVVKEANEAGGYGMLIGPKATPEEHELFRQKIRENPRNYIAQPTISLSRVPCIVGDHAEGRHVDLRPYILYGDGVNVIPGGLTRVALRKGSLVVNSSQGGGGKDTWVLY, from the coding sequence ATGAAGCAACGCGTGTCCAAACAAGTGCAGTCTCAAACGCTTAACGGCATGACCCAGTCGCAGGGGCAGAGTGCCGTCAATTTTTCCTTTACCGATTACCAGACCGAAGGTTTCTTCGACGAAATGTTTGCCAGTCCGGCGCAGGTGCGGGCGGGTTACGTATCCTTCCGGCAGCGCGTTGAGCAACTCAGCCGCGAGGACATTATCGGTCGGCAGCATGCCGCCGAACGCGCCCTGATGAGCATGGGGATTACGTTCAATGTGTACTCAGAAGGCGAAGGCACCGAGCGGATCATGCCGATTGACATCATTCCGCGCGTGATTGAGTCGGCGGAGTGGAATCAGATGGAAGCTGGTCTTATACAGCGGATTAAAGCCCTGAACCTGTTTCTGGATGACGTGTACAATGAACAGCGGATTCTGAATGACGGGGTCGTGCCGCGCGATCTGATCGAGTCCAGTAAATCGTTTCTGCCGGTCTGTATGGGCGTAAAGCCGCCCAAAGGAATCTGGTGCCACATCACTGGAACGGACCTGATCCGGGGCGACGACGGGCAGTTTATGGTGCTTGAGGACAACCTGCGCTGTCCGTCGGGAGTTTCCTACATGCTCGAAAACCGCGAACTGACCAAACAGACCTTCCCCGAAGTACTGGCCCAGACGGGTGTTCGGCCCGTGTCCGACTATCCGACGCGGCTGCTTCAGATGCTTCAGTTCATTGCCGACCGGCCCAATCCAACGGTGGTTGTGCTGACGCCCGGTATTTATAACTCGGCGTATTTTGAACATTCCTACCTTGCCCAGCAGATGGGCGTCGAGCTGGTTGAAGCGCGCGATCTGGTGGTGTCGGGTGGGTACGTTAAGATGCGGACTACGAAAGGGTTTCAGATTGTTGACGTCATTTACCGGCGTATCGACGATACTTTCCTGGACCCTAAAGCCTTCAACCCCGACTCGATGATTGGCGTGCCGGGCATTTTTGACGTGTATAAAAAAGGCCGGGTGGCACTGGCTAACGCACCCGGCACCGGCGTCGCCGACGACAAGGTGATTTATGCCTACGTGCCGCGCATCATTCAGTACTACCTGGGCGAAGAACCTATTATTCCAAACGTCCGGACGTATATCTGCCGGGAGGAAGAGGATTGCCAGTACGTAATGGACAATATCGAACAACTGGTTGTCAAGGAAGCCAACGAAGCGGGCGGCTACGGGATGCTTATCGGTCCCAAAGCTACGCCGGAGGAACACGAACTGTTCCGGCAGAAGATCCGCGAGAATCCACGGAACTACATCGCCCAGCCCACCATCTCGCTCTCGCGGGTACCCTGCATTGTCGGCGATCATGCCGAAGGTCGCCATGTGGACCTTCGGCCCTATATTCTTTACGGCGACGGGGTCAATGTAATTCCGGGCGGACTGACGCGCGTGGCGCTGCGTAAAGGGTCGCTGGTGGTCAACTCCTCGCAGGGTGGGGGCGGCAAAGATACGTGGGTGCTTTACTGA
- a CDS encoding DUF4260 domain-containing protein → MKTLLKLEELAQFLGCIVLFTYLPFAWWWFPVLLLLPDLSMLGYLVNPAVGAVFYNLVHNKALGILIGLLGLLTHNPYLMLTGIILFAHSSMDRMAGYGLKYFDSFKHTSLDLL, encoded by the coding sequence ATGAAAACGCTGCTAAAACTCGAAGAATTGGCTCAGTTCCTGGGCTGTATCGTTCTGTTCACCTATTTGCCCTTTGCCTGGTGGTGGTTTCCGGTCCTGCTGCTCCTGCCCGACCTGAGTATGCTTGGCTATCTGGTGAATCCTGCCGTTGGAGCTGTCTTCTATAACCTTGTCCATAACAAGGCTCTGGGTATTCTGATCGGGCTGCTGGGCCTGCTAACGCATAACCCCTACCTGATGCTGACCGGCATTATCCTGTTTGCCCACTCCAGCATGGACCGGATGGCGGGCTACGGCCTGAAGTACTTCGACAGCTTTAAACACACGAGTTTAGACCTACTGTGA
- a CDS encoding NAD(P)H-binding protein: MHTTVNTLILGATGSIGYAVTANLLARRLPVTILVRNRAKAEALFSNQPTLTIVEGDAQNASLLNRTAQGKTHIFHGINYPYHRWFGNMDRVTQKIIDAAAQSQATIVFPGNVYNFGNAQEPIREDSQPNPVSRKGQLRVELEDLLEAAAHAGRCRVLNVRLPDFWGPNVLNDGVRPIFENALNGKALPWLINADIPHQAVYTPDAAELIARLMLRDPSASSPYEVWNYGGTTISSIRSWFEQISRLVGKPLKIQLYSRFAINGLALFLPVLREVKEMLYLYENTVLLDDQKIRAAFPDFSPTPMRQALTETLTWFAEHQLKRSFTPSLATSSFALS; the protein is encoded by the coding sequence ATGCACACGACAGTAAACACGCTTATTCTGGGCGCAACCGGCAGCATTGGCTATGCCGTAACGGCTAACCTGCTCGCCCGCCGGCTACCCGTTACTATCCTCGTCCGGAACCGGGCCAAAGCCGAAGCCCTTTTTTCTAATCAGCCCACACTCACTATCGTGGAAGGCGACGCGCAGAACGCTTCTTTGCTGAACCGAACTGCGCAGGGAAAAACCCATATTTTCCACGGCATCAATTACCCGTATCATCGGTGGTTCGGCAATATGGACCGGGTTACCCAGAAGATCATCGACGCAGCCGCTCAGAGTCAGGCAACGATTGTTTTCCCCGGCAACGTGTACAACTTTGGTAACGCTCAGGAGCCCATCCGGGAAGACAGCCAACCCAATCCGGTCAGCCGGAAAGGCCAGTTACGTGTCGAGTTGGAAGACCTGCTCGAAGCTGCCGCCCATGCCGGACGCTGCCGGGTGCTGAACGTTCGTCTGCCAGATTTCTGGGGGCCGAATGTACTCAACGACGGTGTCCGGCCCATTTTTGAGAACGCCCTGAATGGGAAAGCGCTGCCCTGGCTTATTAACGCCGATATTCCTCACCAGGCGGTTTATACCCCCGATGCCGCCGAACTAATTGCCCGGCTGATGCTGCGCGATCCGTCAGCTTCTTCTCCTTACGAAGTCTGGAACTATGGCGGCACGACAATTTCCTCTATTCGGTCGTGGTTTGAACAGATCAGCAGGCTGGTCGGTAAACCCCTGAAGATTCAGCTATACAGCCGATTTGCGATCAATGGACTGGCCCTGTTTTTACCCGTTTTGCGGGAAGTAAAAGAGATGCTGTATCTCTACGAAAACACGGTCCTGCTGGACGATCAGAAGATACGGGCTGCGTTCCCGGACTTTAGCCCTACACCCATGCGTCAGGCACTGACCGAAACACTGACGTGGTTCGCAGAGCACCAGCTAAAGCGCTCTTTCACGCCTTCATTGGCGACCAGTTCCTTCGCTTTATCGTAA
- a CDS encoding 3-phosphoshikimate 1-carboxyvinyltransferase gives MNAVQLSPPTGPVRATIPLASSKSESNRALIIDALTDFRCELQNLSTARDTQTMIRLLKSTDSTADVLDAGTTMRFLTAYFATTGQQKTMTGTPRMCERPIGILVDALRTLGADITYLNNEGYPPLQLNGFRAADTNRVSIRGDVSSQYISALLMIAPRLPQGLTLELTGAIGSRPYIEMTLEQMRYFGADVQADWEAKTITVASKPYTPKPYAIESDWSGASYWYSVLALAEDETAEIELLGLKAKSLQGDSAIVEIMRSLGVESLFNETGVRLTKGQTATTLAWDFTDCPDLAQTVAVCAAMKGVTLTLTGVESLKIKETDRIAALQAELQKIGAELVETEPNHRYEVRQLSAAPQSPATIDTYDDHRMAMAFSPVALRQEIIIEEPGVVAKSYPSFWDDMARVVTVSSLGQSEKQASI, from the coding sequence ATGAACGCCGTACAATTAAGCCCTCCCACCGGTCCCGTCCGGGCCACCATTCCGCTGGCTTCGTCCAAGAGCGAAAGCAACCGCGCCCTCATCATTGATGCGCTGACCGATTTTCGCTGCGAACTGCAAAATCTGTCTACCGCCCGCGATACGCAGACGATGATCCGGCTGCTGAAGTCAACCGACTCGACAGCCGATGTACTGGATGCCGGGACGACCATGCGTTTCCTGACGGCTTATTTCGCCACGACGGGCCAGCAGAAGACCATGACCGGAACGCCCCGCATGTGCGAGCGGCCGATTGGTATTCTGGTTGACGCCCTGCGCACCCTCGGTGCCGACATTACGTACCTGAACAATGAAGGTTACCCACCCCTGCAGCTTAATGGCTTCCGGGCGGCCGACACGAACCGGGTGAGCATCCGGGGCGACGTCAGCAGCCAGTATATTTCGGCCCTGCTGATGATTGCACCCCGTCTGCCGCAGGGTCTGACCCTCGAACTGACCGGCGCAATTGGCTCACGGCCTTATATCGAGATGACGCTCGAACAGATGCGCTATTTCGGGGCTGACGTTCAGGCCGACTGGGAAGCGAAAACCATTACCGTTGCGTCCAAACCCTACACACCAAAACCCTACGCCATCGAGTCCGACTGGTCGGGCGCGAGTTACTGGTACAGCGTACTGGCCCTGGCCGAAGACGAAACCGCTGAGATTGAGTTGCTGGGTCTGAAAGCCAAATCCCTACAGGGCGATAGCGCCATTGTCGAGATCATGCGCTCGCTGGGTGTCGAAAGCCTTTTTAACGAAACCGGCGTTCGGCTGACGAAAGGCCAGACCGCCACGACGCTGGCCTGGGATTTCACCGACTGCCCCGATCTGGCCCAGACCGTAGCCGTTTGCGCAGCTATGAAAGGCGTAACGCTCACGCTAACGGGTGTCGAAAGTCTGAAAATCAAGGAGACCGACCGCATTGCCGCGCTGCAAGCCGAACTACAAAAAATTGGGGCCGAGCTGGTAGAGACTGAGCCGAACCATCGCTACGAAGTCCGGCAGTTGAGCGCTGCTCCCCAGTCGCCCGCAACCATCGATACGTACGACGACCACCGCATGGCGATGGCTTTTTCCCCTGTAGCCTTGCGGCAGGAGATCATCATCGAGGAGCCGGGCGTTGTCGCCAAATCATACCCCAGTTTCTGGGACGACATGGCGCGGGTCGTTACGGTCAGTTCGCTGGGCCAGTCCGAAAAACAGGCGTCCATTTAG
- a CDS encoding glycosyltransferase family 2 protein: MVDLSIIIVNYKTPRLILDCLASVRAYTEGITFEVIVVDNQSEDDSRTVVLAQYPEVRWFDMGYNAGFARANNHGIRQAQGRNILLLNSDTLLIDNLLARCVRVLDEQPDVAAVGALQLGRDRQLRPNLYTTFGQIRRAFYILPAGERFQNLLQRLIPDTQYADPNQVDWLSGAFLMTRPTTIAKAGALDESFFMYGEDVEWGYRLGKQGRILLLQDAQFIHLEYGSSDDNQQHVVTHINRFKPQIQVSQLLWVRKQYGVGAYLVLMLHYLLMVPIVYGWKIAVNLRDRRPLFSDLANQRAFARQAGIFLRFFWKTLFNRPGFYKV, from the coding sequence TTGGTTGACCTCAGCATTATCATTGTTAATTACAAAACCCCCCGGCTCATTCTGGACTGTCTGGCATCGGTTCGGGCGTACACGGAAGGCATTACGTTTGAAGTAATCGTCGTCGATAACCAGTCGGAAGATGACAGTCGGACGGTGGTGCTGGCGCAGTATCCTGAGGTGCGCTGGTTCGATATGGGCTATAATGCCGGATTCGCGCGGGCCAACAACCACGGCATCCGGCAGGCGCAGGGACGTAACATCCTGCTTCTCAATTCAGATACCCTCCTGATTGATAATCTGCTGGCCCGGTGCGTGCGGGTGCTGGACGAGCAGCCCGACGTAGCGGCCGTAGGGGCGCTTCAGTTGGGGCGTGACCGCCAGCTTCGCCCCAATCTTTACACTACCTTCGGCCAGATCCGGCGGGCGTTTTATATCCTTCCGGCGGGCGAGCGATTCCAGAACCTGCTTCAGCGACTAATTCCCGATACGCAATACGCCGACCCAAACCAGGTGGACTGGTTGTCGGGCGCATTCCTGATGACGCGGCCAACAACCATTGCCAAAGCCGGTGCGCTGGACGAAAGCTTTTTCATGTACGGCGAGGACGTAGAGTGGGGCTATCGACTGGGAAAGCAGGGACGGATCTTATTACTTCAGGATGCCCAGTTCATTCATCTGGAGTACGGCAGCAGCGACGACAACCAGCAGCACGTGGTGACGCACATTAATCGCTTCAAACCTCAGATTCAGGTATCGCAGCTGTTGTGGGTCAGAAAGCAGTATGGCGTTGGTGCTTACCTGGTGCTGATGCTGCATTATCTGCTGATGGTGCCGATTGTCTACGGCTGGAAAATAGCCGTTAACCTGCGCGACCGTCGGCCGCTTTTTTCAGATTTGGCCAACCAGCGCGCGTTTGCCCGGCAGGCCGGTATTTTTCTGCGCTTCTTCTGGAAAACCCTGTTCAACCGGCCGGGTTTCTATAAAGTCTGA
- a CDS encoding ABC transporter substrate-binding protein, whose amino-acid sequence MLPQRIVSLVPSQTELLIDLGLDKEIVGITKFCIHPADKVRDRAIVGGTKTLHLDRIRVLEPDLILANKEENTREQIEELQRQFRVHVTDVNTLVDALNMIREVGELTGKREQAEQLVRQLTASFDQLPQPGQNQPAAAYFIWRKPYMVAARATFIDAMLETAGFRNAFADRTRYPEVTPADLQAVRPDLILLSSEPYPFTEKHIAELQSICPSARVLVVDGELFSWYGSRLLRAADYFRNLQGQIARLTS is encoded by the coding sequence ATGCTTCCGCAACGTATTGTTTCGCTCGTGCCTTCCCAGACAGAACTGCTCATTGATCTGGGTCTGGATAAAGAGATTGTGGGTATTACTAAGTTCTGTATTCATCCAGCCGACAAGGTCCGGGATAGGGCCATTGTAGGCGGCACCAAGACGCTGCATCTTGACCGGATCAGGGTGCTGGAGCCTGATCTGATCCTGGCCAATAAAGAAGAAAATACACGCGAGCAGATTGAGGAGTTACAGCGCCAGTTTAGGGTTCACGTAACGGATGTAAATACGTTGGTCGACGCGCTGAATATGATTCGCGAGGTTGGCGAACTGACCGGTAAACGCGAGCAGGCGGAGCAACTGGTTCGGCAGTTGACAGCGTCATTCGACCAGTTGCCGCAACCGGGTCAGAACCAGCCTGCCGCGGCCTATTTTATCTGGCGGAAGCCTTACATGGTAGCGGCCCGGGCAACGTTTATTGACGCGATGCTCGAAACGGCGGGCTTTCGGAATGCCTTTGCCGATCGGACGCGCTACCCCGAAGTAACACCCGCCGACTTGCAGGCTGTCCGACCGGATTTGATCTTGCTGTCGTCGGAGCCGTACCCGTTTACGGAAAAACACATTGCCGAATTGCAGAGTATCTGCCCGTCGGCGCGGGTGCTGGTGGTTGATGGAGAGCTATTTTCGTGGTACGGAAGCCGGCTGTTGCGGGCCGCCGATTATTTTAGGAACTTACAGGGCCAAATTGCCCGGTTAACCTCCTGA
- a CDS encoding AraC family transcriptional regulator encodes MTSPSTPHTLSIASVNLILFAARQRGADPDALARSVGLDPARLGDPDGRIPIRQVQDLWRELVTVTGDPNIALKLGEMINPVAVGVLAYVMMHCPTLGKALDKLCEYQDIVCEGIQTVGRRDGNEFILLLYVTSPDIIYPTYALNSELAIYQSAFRALTGRAITANEISFGYPRPVDTSEHERVFAPARLTFDADCTTMTLDASLLDIPILNANPSLFPLFEQHANALLQKLPTARYQQPSLAARVKGEIIALLKGEEPTLATVADRLAMGVRTLQLHLKDEGVTYQQLLDDVRRDLAVKHLREANLSTTDIAYLLGFAEPSVFFRSFKKWTGVTPGAFRLGQVA; translated from the coding sequence ATGACCAGCCCGTCAACTCCGCATACGCTCTCCATTGCATCGGTTAACCTGATTTTATTCGCAGCCCGGCAAAGGGGAGCCGATCCGGATGCGCTCGCCCGCAGCGTTGGCCTGGACCCGGCCCGGCTTGGCGATCCCGATGGACGTATTCCCATCCGGCAGGTGCAGGACCTCTGGCGCGAACTGGTGACCGTCACCGGCGACCCGAATATTGCCCTGAAACTGGGCGAGATGATTAATCCGGTTGCCGTGGGTGTGCTGGCCTACGTCATGATGCACTGCCCAACGCTGGGCAAAGCACTCGATAAGCTCTGCGAATACCAGGACATCGTTTGTGAGGGTATTCAGACGGTTGGGCGACGCGATGGCAATGAGTTCATTCTGTTGCTATACGTAACGAGCCCGGATATTATTTACCCGACCTACGCGCTGAACTCCGAGCTGGCAATTTACCAGTCGGCGTTTCGGGCGCTGACGGGACGGGCGATTACGGCTAACGAAATCTCGTTTGGCTACCCGCGTCCGGTCGATACGTCCGAACATGAGCGCGTGTTCGCCCCGGCCCGCCTTACGTTCGATGCCGATTGTACCACGATGACGCTCGATGCGTCCCTGCTCGACATCCCGATTCTGAATGCGAACCCCAGTCTGTTTCCGCTGTTTGAGCAGCACGCCAACGCCCTGCTTCAGAAACTTCCAACGGCCCGATATCAACAGCCGTCGCTGGCGGCACGCGTGAAAGGGGAAATCATCGCGCTGCTCAAGGGCGAAGAGCCGACGCTGGCAACCGTTGCCGACCGACTGGCTATGGGCGTCCGGACGCTCCAGCTCCACCTCAAAGACGAAGGCGTTACGTATCAGCAACTACTAGACGATGTTCGCCGGGATCTGGCCGTTAAGCACCTACGCGAAGCGAACCTGAGCACGACCGACATTGCTTATCTATTGGGTTTTGCCGAGCCAAGCGTGTTTTTTCGGTCGTTCAAAAAATGGACGGGCGTTACGCCGGGCGCGTTTCGACTGGGGCAGGTGGCCTAA
- a CDS encoding Ldh family oxidoreductase has translation MIDANRLRSFTEQIFIAIGCAEADARLAADVLVSADLRGVDSHGVARLPGYVRLYDHGRINPQPRIRVVHETPSTAVVDGDRGLGLVVGPWAMQVAIEKARLAGTGWVAVRNSNHFGIAGYHALLAADYDMIGQAMTHAAPLVAPTFSLDKLLGTNPIAVAIPAATEPTFLADFASTAVAYGKLEILQRKGQDIPPGWAQDAGGQPTTDANAIRNGGALLPLGTDREHGSHKGYGLGAIVDIFSGVLSGANYGPWVPPFATAGFMQANEGVGQGTGHFFGAMRIDAFRPADEFKTHMDTWIQRFRQAKAVEGKQVLIPGDPERLMEAERLANGIPLLEPVMDSLTELGERFALSL, from the coding sequence ATGATTGATGCCAACCGACTACGCTCGTTTACTGAACAGATATTTATCGCCATTGGCTGTGCCGAAGCCGACGCCCGATTAGCCGCCGATGTGCTGGTCAGCGCCGATCTGCGGGGTGTTGACTCGCACGGTGTAGCCCGTTTGCCGGGTTACGTCCGACTCTACGATCACGGCCGTATTAATCCCCAGCCGCGCATCCGGGTTGTTCATGAAACGCCTTCTACGGCCGTTGTTGACGGTGACCGGGGGCTAGGTCTGGTGGTAGGTCCCTGGGCTATGCAGGTGGCCATCGAGAAGGCCCGCCTGGCTGGAACGGGCTGGGTCGCCGTTCGAAACTCCAATCATTTCGGCATTGCGGGTTATCACGCCTTGCTGGCGGCCGATTACGATATGATCGGGCAGGCCATGACCCACGCGGCCCCGCTCGTAGCGCCGACCTTCTCGCTGGATAAGCTCCTGGGCACCAATCCTATCGCCGTAGCGATACCAGCCGCGACGGAACCCACCTTTCTGGCCGACTTTGCCAGTACGGCCGTGGCCTACGGAAAGCTCGAAATCCTGCAACGTAAAGGCCAGGACATTCCGCCGGGCTGGGCGCAGGACGCCGGAGGTCAGCCGACGACCGATGCCAACGCCATCCGCAATGGCGGTGCGCTGCTGCCGCTCGGCACCGACCGCGAACATGGCAGCCACAAAGGCTATGGACTGGGCGCTATCGTCGATATTTTTTCAGGCGTTTTGTCGGGGGCTAACTACGGTCCGTGGGTGCCGCCTTTTGCGACGGCCGGTTTCATGCAGGCCAACGAGGGCGTGGGACAGGGAACTGGTCATTTTTTCGGGGCCATGCGGATTGATGCGTTCCGGCCTGCCGATGAGTTCAAAACTCACATGGATACCTGGATTCAGCGATTCCGGCAGGCGAAGGCGGTCGAAGGAAAACAGGTTCTGATACCTGGCGACCCCGAGCGGCTGATGGAAGCTGAGCGGCTGGCAAACGGGATTCCACTGCTGGAGCCGGTCATGGACAGTCTGACCGAATTGGGGGAGCGGTTCGCCCTTAGCCTGTAA
- a CDS encoding aldo/keto reductase encodes MQYRKLGKTGFSISEISLGTWQVGGKWGEPFSHDNADRILNEAADAGINFIDTADVYGDGESEKAVGRLVRSRSERIYVATKCGRRLQPHVNDAYQPAVLRAFVEDSLRSMGLETLDLIQLHCPPTDVFYRPEIFEEFDRLKAEGKIQNLGVSVEKVEEGLKAIEYPNVTTVQIIFNMFRQRPAELFFGEAQRRDVGIIVRVPLASGLLTGKFDRNTTFAKEDHRNFNREGDAFDKGETFSGVDYETGLAAVEELRSVFPDDKNLAPDALRWILTFDAVSCIIPGASKPEHLRSNLQAAQRPAPSSEQMAAVKRIYDERIKNPVHYLW; translated from the coding sequence ATGCAATACCGAAAACTCGGCAAAACCGGCTTCTCAATCTCTGAAATCAGCCTGGGTACCTGGCAGGTAGGTGGCAAGTGGGGCGAACCGTTCAGCCACGACAATGCCGACCGGATTCTGAATGAAGCCGCTGATGCCGGTATCAACTTTATCGATACCGCCGACGTGTACGGCGATGGTGAAAGCGAAAAAGCCGTTGGGCGACTGGTACGCTCCCGGTCGGAGCGAATTTACGTAGCCACCAAATGCGGCCGACGCCTGCAGCCGCACGTCAACGACGCCTATCAACCCGCCGTCCTGCGGGCGTTCGTCGAGGATAGTCTGCGTAGCATGGGACTGGAAACCCTCGATCTGATCCAGCTCCATTGCCCGCCTACGGACGTGTTTTATCGCCCCGAGATATTCGAAGAGTTCGACCGGCTGAAAGCCGAAGGAAAGATACAAAATCTGGGTGTCAGCGTCGAGAAAGTAGAAGAGGGCCTGAAAGCTATTGAATACCCGAACGTAACGACGGTGCAGATCATCTTCAACATGTTCCGGCAGCGGCCCGCCGAATTGTTTTTTGGGGAAGCCCAGCGAAGGGACGTTGGCATCATTGTTCGGGTACCGCTGGCCAGTGGTCTGCTGACGGGGAAGTTTGACCGGAACACGACTTTCGCAAAAGAGGATCACCGCAATTTCAACCGCGAAGGCGATGCCTTTGATAAGGGCGAAACGTTCTCGGGAGTGGATTATGAAACCGGTCTGGCTGCGGTTGAGGAACTAAGAAGCGTATTTCCGGACGATAAAAATCTGGCGCCCGATGCCCTGCGCTGGATACTGACGTTCGACGCCGTTAGCTGCATCATCCCCGGCGCGTCGAAACCCGAGCACCTGCGATCGAATCTGCAGGCAGCCCAACGGCCCGCGCCTTCATCCGAGCAGATGGCAGCGGTGAAAAGAATCTACGACGAGCGAATCAAGAACCCGGTTCATTATTTGTGGTAA